In one Myxococcus xanthus genomic region, the following are encoded:
- a CDS encoding tetratricopeptide repeat protein → MASRSFALPLCVMLLALAAPARGAVVRPGLPPPEEVMATLRQLETARARGRASAMDSELEEQSRVRPGDLMPRMYRAWLTFPSDACWNELKALSTLDPENPWPFVGMGLIYVRWGLLAEARPPIAAALKQVPGFAPALWAQGVLLQAEGKPAEAEVRLREALAQLDAPQIRTSLAMLLAGIPEREADARAELTRTVEAWPEQPEALRKLAQLARAANDVRAAATAGEKLVALKPRDKDAHRLQADLWLAASEKEKAAGSLERYAELGGMEPAALGLLVRLYRELGRADVEDKALVRLVAAAPEDPEPLLRLAELAEARGDSKAAETHLVKASERAPARADIHVLRARLVLKQERHQDALAAYRAALAAPERRVAEAESEAAALVRHFRLPSQPARGTQDQIYNRVSLGLVALYMNRLQQTPGIKGNLKVQVQVDASGRATGVTVLYDSLNEAVITGHAHFAFMDAQYPPGPDTPVFQYVFRPPK, encoded by the coding sequence ATGGCCTCCCGTTCGTTCGCGCTTCCGCTGTGCGTCATGTTGCTCGCGCTTGCCGCGCCGGCACGGGGGGCGGTGGTGCGCCCGGGCTTGCCTCCTCCCGAAGAGGTCATGGCGACGCTGCGGCAGTTGGAGACGGCCCGGGCACGCGGCCGTGCCAGCGCGATGGACAGCGAGCTGGAAGAGCAGTCACGGGTCCGGCCCGGGGATTTGATGCCGCGGATGTACCGGGCGTGGCTCACCTTTCCCTCGGACGCGTGCTGGAACGAGCTGAAGGCGCTCTCCACCCTGGACCCGGAGAATCCGTGGCCCTTCGTGGGCATGGGGCTCATCTACGTGCGGTGGGGGCTGCTGGCGGAGGCGCGACCGCCCATCGCCGCCGCCCTGAAGCAGGTCCCTGGCTTCGCACCAGCGCTGTGGGCGCAGGGCGTGTTGCTCCAAGCGGAGGGCAAGCCCGCGGAGGCGGAAGTCCGGCTGCGTGAGGCGCTCGCTCAGTTGGATGCGCCGCAGATTCGGACGTCCCTGGCCATGTTGCTGGCGGGGATTCCCGAGCGGGAAGCGGACGCGCGCGCGGAGCTGACGCGGACCGTGGAGGCGTGGCCCGAGCAGCCCGAGGCGCTGCGGAAGCTGGCGCAGTTGGCCCGCGCAGCCAACGACGTGCGTGCGGCGGCGACCGCGGGCGAGAAGCTGGTGGCCCTCAAGCCCCGGGACAAAGATGCGCACCGGCTCCAGGCCGACCTGTGGCTGGCCGCCTCGGAGAAGGAGAAGGCCGCCGGGTCGCTGGAGCGCTACGCGGAGCTGGGCGGCATGGAGCCTGCGGCCCTGGGGTTGCTGGTGCGGTTGTATCGGGAGCTGGGCCGCGCCGACGTGGAGGACAAGGCCCTGGTCCGGCTCGTCGCCGCCGCGCCAGAAGACCCGGAGCCGTTGCTTCGCCTGGCCGAGCTGGCCGAAGCGCGCGGAGATTCCAAGGCGGCCGAAACCCACCTGGTGAAGGCTTCCGAGCGAGCGCCCGCCCGCGCCGACATCCACGTGCTGCGGGCCCGATTGGTGTTGAAGCAGGAGCGTCACCAGGATGCGCTGGCCGCCTACCGCGCGGCGCTGGCTGCGCCCGAGCGCCGGGTCGCCGAGGCCGAGAGCGAAGCCGCCGCGCTGGTGCGCCACTTCCGGTTGCCGTCCCAGCCCGCTCGGGGGACCCAGGACCAGATATACAACCGGGTGTCATTGGGCCTGGTCGCGCTCTACATGAACCGGCTCCAGCAGACGCCGGGCATCAAAGGCAACCTCAAGGTTCAAGTCCAGGTAGACGCGTCCGGCCGGGCCACCGGCGTGACGGTGCTCTATGACAGCCTCAACGAAGCGGTCATCACCGGCCACGCCCACTTCGCGTTCATGGACGCGCAGTACCCGCCGGGGCCCGACACGCCCGTGTTCCAGTACGTCTTCCGTCCGCCGAAGTGA
- a CDS encoding DUF4215 domain-containing protein, with translation MVNPHRRSRLASALLASLLFTLVACNGGGGSTKPDAGTGPNTPDGSTPDAGDDCGDGQRQSGEACDDGNRVDGDGCNATCTTVEGGFICEVPGAPCVHLVNCGNGRVEDGEECDDRNLVSGDGCNGSCRVERGWACPAQGGRCRAKECGDNIIAGDEECEDGNTTPGDGCSDVCRLEEGWKCPPGQPCSRTTCGDGITEGTEQCDDGNTVMGDGCSPLCTKEPRCSDGNCEETCGDGLILPNSAVEECDDGNTRANDGCSPDCKLEDGFACVLIEQEPPAQVSIPVVYRDFRGWDLPADPANDLPRGHEDFQNRNAGREDGIVENRLDANGRPVYAKEGQASNNTSNRANFDQWYKAVENVNKTIVGSFVLGRQSDGSYVFDNDAFFPLDDVSGSWVAEGHEPLRRDLARQQRNFHFTSEARYWFEYKGSEELTFRGDDDVWVFVNGRLALDLGGVHGPADGTIFMSGQASTLGLRRGGIYEVVVFQAERHTEGSSYRLTLNNFLTARTECTATCGDGVVDADAGEECDDGVNAGGYGECGRGCLWGPRCGDGETQENEGEECDDGNTVSRDGCSSTCRLEIG, from the coding sequence ATGGTGAACCCCCATCGCAGGTCTCGGCTGGCGAGCGCGTTGCTCGCATCTCTTCTCTTCACATTGGTGGCCTGTAACGGCGGGGGAGGCTCGACGAAGCCCGATGCCGGCACCGGCCCGAACACCCCGGACGGGTCGACGCCGGATGCTGGCGACGACTGTGGTGACGGCCAGCGCCAGTCCGGCGAGGCCTGTGACGACGGCAACAGGGTGGACGGTGACGGCTGTAACGCGACGTGCACCACGGTGGAGGGCGGGTTCATCTGCGAGGTGCCAGGAGCGCCGTGCGTCCACCTGGTGAACTGCGGAAACGGCCGCGTCGAGGACGGCGAGGAGTGCGACGACCGGAACCTGGTCAGCGGTGATGGTTGCAACGGGAGCTGCCGGGTCGAACGTGGCTGGGCGTGCCCGGCCCAGGGTGGCCGCTGCCGCGCCAAGGAGTGCGGTGACAACATCATCGCCGGTGATGAGGAGTGCGAGGATGGCAACACCACTCCGGGCGACGGCTGCAGCGACGTCTGCCGGCTCGAGGAAGGCTGGAAGTGCCCGCCGGGTCAGCCGTGCAGCCGCACCACCTGTGGTGACGGCATCACCGAGGGCACCGAGCAGTGCGACGACGGCAACACCGTGATGGGTGACGGCTGCTCGCCGCTGTGCACCAAGGAGCCCCGCTGCTCGGATGGAAACTGCGAGGAGACGTGCGGCGACGGGCTCATCCTCCCCAACAGCGCCGTTGAGGAGTGCGACGACGGCAACACGCGCGCCAATGACGGCTGCTCGCCGGACTGCAAGTTGGAGGATGGCTTCGCGTGCGTGCTCATCGAGCAGGAGCCGCCGGCGCAGGTGTCCATCCCCGTCGTCTACCGTGACTTCCGCGGTTGGGACCTGCCCGCCGATCCGGCGAATGACCTGCCCCGCGGCCACGAGGACTTCCAGAACCGGAACGCGGGCCGTGAGGATGGCATCGTCGAGAACCGGCTCGATGCCAATGGCCGCCCCGTCTACGCGAAGGAAGGACAGGCGTCGAACAACACCAGCAACCGGGCCAATTTCGACCAGTGGTACAAGGCGGTCGAGAACGTCAACAAGACCATCGTCGGCTCCTTCGTGCTGGGGCGGCAGTCCGATGGCTCGTACGTGTTCGATAACGATGCGTTCTTCCCGCTCGACGATGTCAGCGGCAGTTGGGTGGCCGAGGGCCACGAGCCGCTGCGCAGGGACTTGGCGAGGCAGCAGCGCAACTTCCACTTCACCAGCGAGGCCCGCTACTGGTTCGAGTACAAGGGCTCCGAGGAGCTGACGTTCCGCGGTGACGACGACGTGTGGGTCTTCGTCAACGGCCGGCTGGCGCTGGACCTGGGCGGCGTGCACGGCCCGGCGGATGGCACCATCTTCATGTCGGGCCAGGCGAGCACGCTGGGGCTGCGGCGGGGCGGCATCTACGAGGTGGTGGTGTTCCAGGCCGAGCGCCACACCGAGGGCTCGTCGTACCGCCTCACGCTCAACAACTTCCTCACCGCCCGCACCGAGTGCACCGCCACCTGCGGCGACGGCGTGGTGGACGCGGATGCCGGCGAGGAGTGCGACGACGGCGTCAACGCGGGTGGCTATGGTGAGTGCGGCCGTGGCTGCCTCTGGGGCCCCCGATGCGGCGACGGCGAAACCCAGGAGAACGAGGGCGAGGAGTGCGACGACGGCAACACCGTCAGCCGCGATGGTTGCAGCTCAACGTGCCGGCTGGAGATTGGCTGA
- a CDS encoding M20 family peptidase, translating into MKRILLSLLFVVVALAGVLLTKAFRFTSRQVQPEAPAEFTVDADAAAARLGGALRLKTLAAAEGQAAEDAAFTALHDYMREQYPRLHQALKREPVGAHSVLYTWTGTDASLRPALLLGHLDVVPVEPGTEASWTHPPYSGLVADGYVWGRGALDDKGSVFGILESVEALLAAGFQPKRTVLLAFGGDEEVGGREGAEAMAKLLRERGVTLESVLDEGGMIVSGTVPGVASPVALVGVSEKGFASAELVADGEGGHSSMPPPQTAVGVLSRAISRLEDAPMPAKLRGGSRALFEFAGPEMGFGMRTLFANLWLFEPLVLRQLTAKATTNAAVRTTTAATMFEGSERDNVLPARARAVVNFRILPGDSVAGVLEHVRRVVDDPRVKVRTLGFISEPSPVSRMDSEAWSQLQRSVRQVFPDVVVAPYLMLGATDSRYFTGLSENVYRFMPLRLDGADLSRLHGKDERVSVKGYADAVRFYAQYVRNVAQ; encoded by the coding sequence ATGAAACGCATCCTCTTGTCGTTGTTGTTTGTCGTCGTTGCCCTCGCGGGGGTTCTCCTCACGAAGGCTTTTCGCTTCACCTCTCGGCAGGTCCAGCCGGAGGCGCCCGCGGAGTTCACCGTGGACGCGGATGCCGCCGCGGCCCGGCTGGGCGGTGCGCTGCGGCTCAAGACGCTGGCGGCGGCGGAGGGGCAGGCTGCGGAGGACGCCGCCTTCACCGCGCTCCACGACTACATGCGGGAGCAATACCCCCGGCTTCATCAGGCGCTGAAGCGCGAGCCCGTGGGGGCGCACTCGGTGCTGTACACCTGGACGGGGACGGACGCGTCGCTGCGCCCGGCGCTGCTGCTGGGGCACCTGGACGTGGTGCCCGTGGAGCCCGGCACGGAGGCGTCCTGGACTCACCCGCCCTATAGCGGGCTGGTGGCGGACGGCTATGTCTGGGGCCGGGGCGCGCTGGACGACAAGGGGAGCGTGTTCGGCATCCTGGAGTCGGTGGAGGCGCTGCTCGCGGCGGGCTTCCAGCCCAAGCGCACGGTGCTGCTCGCCTTCGGTGGGGATGAAGAGGTGGGTGGGCGCGAGGGCGCGGAGGCGATGGCGAAGCTGCTCCGCGAGCGGGGCGTGACGCTGGAATCCGTGCTGGACGAGGGCGGGATGATTGTGTCCGGCACCGTGCCCGGCGTGGCCTCACCGGTGGCCCTGGTCGGCGTGTCGGAGAAGGGCTTCGCCAGCGCGGAGTTGGTGGCGGATGGCGAAGGCGGCCATTCGTCCATGCCGCCGCCCCAGACGGCCGTGGGCGTGCTGAGCCGCGCCATCTCCCGGCTGGAGGATGCGCCCATGCCCGCGAAGCTGCGCGGTGGCAGCCGGGCCCTGTTCGAGTTCGCGGGGCCGGAGATGGGCTTCGGGATGCGCACGCTCTTCGCCAACCTGTGGCTGTTCGAGCCGCTGGTGCTGCGCCAGCTCACCGCGAAGGCCACCACCAACGCGGCGGTGCGCACCACCACCGCGGCCACCATGTTCGAGGGCAGCGAGCGCGACAACGTGCTGCCCGCCCGCGCCCGCGCGGTGGTGAACTTCCGCATCCTCCCCGGAGACTCCGTGGCGGGCGTGCTGGAGCACGTGCGGCGCGTGGTGGATGACCCGCGGGTGAAGGTGCGCACGCTGGGCTTCATCAGTGAACCGTCGCCCGTGTCGCGCATGGACTCCGAGGCGTGGTCGCAGCTCCAGCGCAGCGTGCGCCAGGTGTTCCCCGACGTCGTCGTGGCCCCGTACCTCATGCTGGGCGCGACGGATTCGCGCTACTTCACCGGGCTGAGTGAGAACGTCTACCGCTTCATGCCGCTGCGCCTGGACGGCGCCGACCTGTCACGCCTCCACGGCAAGGACGAGCGCGTGTCGGTGAAGGGCTACGCGGACGCGGTGCGCTTCTATGCCCAATACGTCCGCAACGTGGCCCAGTGA
- a CDS encoding glycosyl hydrolase family 18 protein, whose amino-acid sequence MKKPSTVWRQLWLGLVLGTLAGCTAGGAEDPGLPGAPGAATAQAADAEALVTWLPPTSDGGHPVMYYIVRCEPACGGAIVTSDEFQATVRGLHNGFAYTFKVAAVNINGEGPASVQSELVTPQPGLSIPNPTVPGQPRGVRATPGNGHAFVSWLAPASYGGRPLRQYRLTAEPGGVSVMVDAPAASAVIPGLVNGVPYRITVAATNEKGEGPVAVANTIQPRAGGEPTEWVTGYFVGYQLWMQPVDAVDLAGITHLVVGRVKPNPNGTLNANFDANIDDSHGRAMAKALATRAHQQGRKALLMLGGFGEHEHFVHAASEAQRAHFIRNIIQLMDELGYDGIDVDWEPIILAADIPEGAPMEPDDGEPLLALLEGLRAARPDIILTVPVDWLNSNFKMSRYRADFMKQLASRVDQLNIMSYKMSGHWGGWESWHSSPLYGHSQFHPTSVSHSVEGYLDAGVPAGRLGMGIGFFGTCWGGVTEPNTPLDGREGVFEGQSDNFMSYTNIMTHYYRADASRWDDEAKVPYLSFPTGHGPGLCNYVSYEDPRSISVKGQYAREKNLGGAIIWTISQGHFLQPTNGHRDPLLDAVKHAFLDP is encoded by the coding sequence GTGAAGAAGCCGTCCACGGTGTGGAGACAGCTCTGGCTTGGCCTGGTGTTGGGGACACTCGCTGGCTGCACCGCTGGAGGCGCGGAGGACCCGGGTCTTCCGGGCGCCCCGGGCGCGGCCACGGCCCAGGCAGCCGATGCCGAGGCCTTGGTGACGTGGCTGCCGCCCACGAGCGACGGCGGCCACCCGGTCATGTACTACATCGTGCGATGTGAGCCCGCCTGCGGCGGCGCCATCGTCACGTCGGACGAGTTCCAGGCCACCGTGCGCGGCCTCCACAACGGCTTCGCGTACACCTTCAAGGTCGCGGCGGTGAACATCAACGGGGAAGGTCCCGCCTCCGTGCAGTCGGAGCTGGTGACGCCGCAGCCCGGCCTCTCCATCCCCAACCCCACCGTCCCGGGCCAACCCCGTGGCGTCCGGGCCACGCCGGGCAACGGCCACGCCTTCGTGAGCTGGCTGGCTCCAGCCAGCTACGGTGGCCGGCCGCTGCGCCAATACCGGCTGACGGCGGAGCCAGGGGGCGTCTCCGTGATGGTGGACGCGCCGGCCGCGAGCGCCGTCATCCCCGGACTGGTCAACGGCGTGCCGTACCGCATCACCGTGGCGGCCACCAACGAGAAGGGGGAAGGCCCCGTCGCGGTCGCCAACACCATCCAGCCCCGCGCCGGGGGCGAGCCCACCGAATGGGTGACGGGCTACTTCGTGGGCTACCAACTGTGGATGCAGCCGGTGGACGCGGTGGACCTGGCGGGCATCACCCACCTCGTCGTGGGCCGCGTCAAGCCGAACCCCAACGGCACCCTCAACGCGAACTTCGACGCCAACATCGACGACAGCCACGGCCGCGCCATGGCCAAGGCCCTGGCGACGCGCGCGCACCAGCAAGGGCGCAAGGCGCTGCTGATGCTCGGCGGCTTCGGCGAGCATGAGCACTTCGTGCACGCGGCGTCCGAGGCCCAGCGCGCGCACTTCATCCGCAACATCATCCAGCTCATGGACGAGCTGGGCTACGACGGCATCGACGTCGACTGGGAGCCCATCATCCTGGCCGCGGACATCCCGGAAGGCGCGCCCATGGAGCCCGATGACGGAGAGCCCCTGCTCGCGCTGCTGGAGGGCCTGCGCGCCGCGCGGCCGGACATCATCCTCACAGTGCCGGTGGACTGGCTGAACTCCAACTTCAAGATGAGCCGCTATCGCGCCGACTTCATGAAGCAACTGGCGTCGCGCGTGGACCAGCTCAACATCATGTCCTACAAGATGAGCGGTCACTGGGGCGGCTGGGAGAGCTGGCACTCCAGTCCGCTCTACGGCCACTCGCAGTTCCACCCCACCTCCGTCTCGCACTCCGTGGAGGGCTACCTGGACGCGGGCGTGCCCGCGGGACGGCTGGGCATGGGCATTGGCTTCTTCGGGACGTGCTGGGGCGGCGTGACGGAGCCGAACACTCCCCTGGATGGTCGTGAGGGTGTCTTCGAGGGCCAGAGCGACAACTTCATGAGCTACACCAACATCATGACGCACTACTACCGTGCGGACGCCAGCCGCTGGGACGACGAGGCGAAGGTTCCCTACCTATCCTTCCCCACCGGCCACGGCCCGGGGCTCTGCAACTACGTCTCCTACGAGGACCCGCGCTCCATCTCCGTCAAGGGCCAGTACGCGCGCGAGAAGAACCTGGGCGGCGCCATCATCTGGACCATCAGCCAGGGGCACTTCCTCCAGCCGACGAACGGCCACAGGGACCCGCTGCTGGACGCGGTGAAACACGCCTTCCTGGACCCGTGA
- the thiD gene encoding bifunctional hydroxymethylpyrimidine kinase/phosphomethylpyrimidine kinase produces the protein MAAMETSKSVATALTIAGSDSGGGAGIQADLSTFAFHRVHGTSALTAITAQNTQGVTRVDVMAPEAVAAQIDAVASDIGAGAVKTGMLVNPAIITTVAQRLRALGLGPLVVDPVMVSRAGARLIDDAAVGALKELLLPLATVATPNRHEAELLAGMKLETLEDMREAARRIHRLGPKAVLVKGGGMTGALRGTDVWFDGERLETLHLRAVDTRNTHGTGCTLSAAIAAHLALGQPPLEATRRAKDYVTAALEHPLPLGKGPGPFSHFFPLEG, from the coding sequence ATGGCGGCCATGGAGACTTCGAAGTCCGTAGCCACCGCGCTCACCATCGCCGGCTCCGACAGCGGCGGCGGCGCCGGCATCCAGGCCGACCTGAGCACCTTCGCCTTCCACCGCGTTCACGGCACCAGCGCCCTGACGGCCATCACCGCACAGAACACACAGGGTGTCACTCGCGTGGACGTGATGGCCCCCGAAGCTGTCGCCGCGCAAATCGACGCCGTGGCCTCCGACATCGGCGCGGGCGCGGTGAAGACGGGCATGCTCGTCAACCCGGCCATCATCACCACGGTGGCCCAACGCTTGCGCGCGCTGGGCCTGGGTCCGCTGGTGGTGGACCCCGTCATGGTGTCCCGCGCCGGCGCGCGCCTCATCGACGACGCGGCGGTCGGCGCGCTCAAGGAGCTGCTGCTGCCCCTGGCCACGGTGGCCACGCCCAACCGGCACGAGGCGGAGCTGCTCGCCGGCATGAAGTTGGAGACGCTGGAGGACATGCGGGAGGCCGCGCGCCGCATCCACCGGCTCGGCCCCAAGGCGGTGCTGGTGAAGGGCGGCGGCATGACGGGTGCGCTGCGCGGCACCGACGTCTGGTTCGACGGCGAGCGCCTGGAGACGCTGCACCTGCGCGCGGTGGACACGCGCAACACCCACGGCACGGGTTGCACGCTGTCGGCGGCCATCGCCGCGCACCTGGCGCTGGGACAGCCGCCGCTGGAGGCCACGCGGCGCGCGAAGGACTACGTCACCGCCGCGCTGGAGCACCCCCTGCCCCTGGGCAAGGGCCCGGGCCCCTTCAGCCACTTCTTCCCGCTGGAGGGGTAG